TGGCTCGACGAGACGATCCTCATCGCGCCCTTGTAGCCGCCGTACTGGAACAGGCACAGCTGACCGGAGGGGCAGCGGGCGGAGTCGTCGGCCGCCGCCTGCGGGGCGGTGGTGACCAGCGTGGCCACGGACGCGGCCAGGGCGACGGCGGCGCCCAGGACGCGCCGGGCGGCGGTGCGCCGGCTCGGCCGGGGCGAGCCCGGGGCTCACCGGCTCCGGGAAGTGCGAAGCATGGATGGGTCTCCGTTCGGTCAGGAGGTTGCGGGTCCGGGGGCGCGGGGGTGAGAGGGGGCGGGGGGGCGCGGGAAGCGCGCGAGCAGGGAGCGCCGTCGGAGGTCGGGGCCGGTCAGAACGCCAGGACGTCCGACGGGAGACCGGCGAGGTCCTTCGGGGCCTTGAGGCCGCCGTCGGACGCGCCGGTGCCCGGGTACACGCGCAGCGAGTGCGAGCCGGGAGCGTGGGCGACCAGGTCGGGGCGCCCGTCACCGGTGACGTCGCCCACTCCGGCCAGTCCGGTGACCGAGTTCCAGCCGCTCTTGCCGATGAGCCGGCGCGTACCGAAGGAGCCTTTGCCGTCGCCGGGGTACAACCACAGCCTCCCCGCGGTGTCGCGGGCCACCAGGTCCGCCCGCCGGTCGGCGTTCATGTCGCCCGCGCCGACGAGTGCGTTCATCGCCTTCCAGCCGCTGCCGGTCTTCACGCGCGCGCCGAAGCCGCCCTTGCCGTTGCCCGGAAACGTCCACAGGGAGCCCGTGCCGTCGGCCGCGAGCAGGTCGGCCCTGCCGTCGCCGGTCAGGTCACCGGCAGCGCTGATCTCGCGCATGCTGTTCCAGCCGCTGCCCGCCTGGACGCGCTTGCCGAAGGTGGCGTCGCCGCGGCCGGGGTAGAGCCAGAGGTTCCCGGCCTTGTCCCGGGCGTACAGGTCCTCCTTGCCGTCCCCGTCGTAGTCGCCGTGCCGGACCAGCTGGGCCATGCCGTTCCAGCCGCTGCCGGCCAGCAGGTCCTGGCCCGCGCTGCCGTGGCCGTGCGAGACCCACAACTGGCCGAACTTGTTGCGGGAGACGAGGTCGGCGTACCCGTCGCCGTTCATGTCGCCGAAGGCGCCGAGGGCGGTGGTCGCCGCGGGCCGGTGCCTGGGCGCGTTGTCCCACTGGAAGGCCGGGTAGCGGCTCTCGCTCCCGCAGAACCAGTCGGCCTCGGGCCCCAGGTCGAGGGAGCTGACCGCGTTGTCCAGTTCGGGTGTGGCGCTCTCATCGAAGGAGCCCTGGCTCGGGTACGCGTGGACGGCGCCCTGCCGCGGATCGAGACCCGGGGCGAGGGTGAAGCACACCGGCCAGTCGGTGTAGTTGGCGTAGGAGCTGATGCGGTTGTCCCATGAGCCGAGGCCCAGCATGCTGCCCTTGACGACCAGCATCCGGCCCTGGCCCAGCGGATCGCTGAAGACGCAGAGCTGACCCGACGCGCAGCGGTCGTATCCGCTGGCGGCATGGGCGGGCGCGGCGGTCGCGGTCCCGAGGAGCGCGGCCGCGGCAGCAGCCGTCAGCGCGCCGCGGAGGACGCGCGAAGAAGTCGGACGCACTCGGATCCCCACAATGTGCGCGATGTCCGGGACATGACTGTCCCGGACCTGTGAATGTTATGTGCATGATATAGACCCGGTGTTTGTCTCAAACGCACGTGCGCCGGGGGGAGTTCTAACCGCTGCGGCCGGTCAGGCCGTCCTCCCAGCCCAGCGGGAAGGGCTCGCCGGTGGGGGCGGAGGGTTCGCCGCCGGCCTGGTTGAAGGCGGCCAGGGCGTCGATGAGGGCGGTGCGCTGGGCGGGGTCGAGGCGTTCGACGATGGCGGCGATCTCGGTGCGGCGTCGTGCGGTGACGTTCTCGACGGTGCGGCGGCCCTCGTCGGTGAGCTGGAGCAGGGTCTCGCGGCGGTTGACGGGGTTGGGGCGGCGGTCGGCCAGTCCGGTGGCGATGAGCCGGTCGATCATGCGCATGGCGGTGGAAGGCGCCACCTGGAGCAGTTCGGCGAGGGCGACGAGTTTGGTGGCGCCGCGGCTGGAGAGTGCGACCAGCATGCGGAACTGGGGGAGTGTCACCCGGTCCTCGACCTCGGCGAGCGAGCGGGCGGAGACCGCGACCAGCAGCCGGGAGGCGGTCAGCACCGCCCGGGTGACCGTATCGACATCGTCCGTCGTCCCCGCGGGGGTCTCACGCTCCGGCATGCCTCCTTTCTACCGTGGACCCTGCCGAAGACCCTCCCCATGGACGAACTCAACCTTTAGACTGTGCAAAGGTACGGGGCTGAAGCATCACCGTAGACGGCCGGGGTCCCGGCCCCGACCTCATCCGTCCGACCAGCGGAAGGCGCCGATGGCACACCCCAGCTCACCGGAACCGCACCGCCCCCGGCTGCCTTCCGGCCCGCGGCGCCTGGTCGCGCGCGCACCGATCCTTCTGTTCCGCGCGGGGCTCGGGTGGGTGTTCGGCGGGCGGCTGCTCCTGCTGCACCACACCGGCCGCGTCAGCGGACTCGACCGCCGGGTGGTCCTGGAGGTCGTGCACCATGACGCGTCGGGCTGGACCGTCGCGTCGGGTTTCGGGCCGCGGGCCGCCTGGTACCGCAACCTGCGCGCCCAGCCGAAGACCGTCGTCCAGGCAGGCAACCGGCACCACGCCGTCACCGCCCATTTCCTCACGCCCGACGAGGGCGCCGCCATCATGTCCCGCTACGCCGCCCGCACCCCCCGGCTCGCCCGCCGCCTCTGCGCGTTCATGGGCTTCCACGCGGCCGACGACGAGACCCTGTTCCGCGAAGCGGGCCGGGCCATCCCGTTCGTGCACCTGACGGCTGATCCCGGACGCGCGTCTGACCGCTGATCGCGATCCCGCGTCACCGCCCGGGGAGCCGCCGGTAGGTACCGGGTGCGGGGTGCGGGGCGCGGGCTGCGGGGTGCCGGGTGGTGGATCTGAGGGGCCCCGGCCCGGGGCCCCGTCGCCCGTGCGGGTCCGCGGGTGTCACCAGCCGAGCGGGTCCTTGTCGGTCCCCATGAGCCCGGCCGACGCGGACGGAGCCGCGGGCGCGTCGTGGCAGGTGAAACCGAGCCGGGTGAGGGCCCGGCGCATCTCAAAGGTTGTGAAGTCGCGGCGGTTCTGGCGGGTGATCACTTCACCGACCTGCATGACGGGGTAGACCCGGCGGCCGATGGTCACGGACACACCGGTGACGGTCTCGGGGGTGATCCCGCTCATGGACTGCTCGACCTCGCTCTTGAGCAGGTCGAACGGGAAACGGGCGATGACACAGCGCATGGATGCCTCCACAGGGGATGGGGAAGGCCGCCGGGGCGGGCGGCCGTGTGACGGCGGTCGGAAGGGGGCACGGACCCGGACCGGGAACGGTCCGGAGGAGCGGACCGGGCCGGGCCCGTGCGGGGACCGGCGGGCGGTCAGGGGGTGAGCGCGAGGACGCCCAGGGCGTAGCCGTGCTCGTCGACGACGGGGGACGCGTCCAGGGTCCTGCCCCGCATCGTGGCCTCCGCCTCGCTCAGGGACGACCGGGATGGAGTGAACGGCCCGCGGTCGAGCGGGATGTCCCGCAGCCGCGTCCGGTCGCTGAACCACGAACCGCCGCGGTGACCGGCGAGCTGCGCCCGGGTGACCAGCCCCGCGCAGCGCCCGTCCTCGTCCCGCAGGAGCAGATGCTGGACGCGTGCGCCGATGAGCACGGACAGGGCCACGTCGACCGCCATGTGGTCGTCGACCTGCGGCCCGAGGGCGTGCATGGCGTCACGGGCAGTCAGGCCGGTGCCGTCGTCGTGGCCGGCCCGCTGGGTGCGCGGCGGAAGCGGGAAGGACGTCAAGGGCTTCTCCTCTTCGACTTCGTCGGACGGGTCGTTCGTCTTCGTCTTCGTCTTTGTCTTTGTCTTCGTTGTTCGTCTTCGTCGTACGCGGTA
The sequence above is drawn from the Streptomyces sp. SAT1 genome and encodes:
- a CDS encoding nitroreductase family deazaflavin-dependent oxidoreductase; its protein translation is MAHPSSPEPHRPRLPSGPRRLVARAPILLFRAGLGWVFGGRLLLLHHTGRVSGLDRRVVLEVVHHDASGWTVASGFGPRAAWYRNLRAQPKTVVQAGNRHHAVTAHFLTPDEGAAIMSRYAARTPRLARRLCAFMGFHAADDETLFREAGRAIPFVHLTADPGRASDR
- a CDS encoding FG-GAP-like repeat-containing protein, whose amino-acid sequence is MRPTSSRVLRGALTAAAAAALLGTATAAPAHAASGYDRCASGQLCVFSDPLGQGRMLVVKGSMLGLGSWDNRISSYANYTDWPVCFTLAPGLDPRQGAVHAYPSQGSFDESATPELDNAVSSLDLGPEADWFCGSESRYPAFQWDNAPRHRPAATTALGAFGDMNGDGYADLVSRNKFGQLWVSHGHGSAGQDLLAGSGWNGMAQLVRHGDYDGDGKEDLYARDKAGNLWLYPGRGDATFGKRVQAGSGWNSMREISAAGDLTGDGRADLLAADGTGSLWTFPGNGKGGFGARVKTGSGWKAMNALVGAGDMNADRRADLVARDTAGRLWLYPGDGKGSFGTRRLIGKSGWNSVTGLAGVGDVTGDGRPDLVAHAPGSHSLRVYPGTGASDGGLKAPKDLAGLPSDVLAF
- a CDS encoding MarR family winged helix-turn-helix transcriptional regulator, whose translation is MPERETPAGTTDDVDTVTRAVLTASRLLVAVSARSLAEVEDRVTLPQFRMLVALSSRGATKLVALAELLQVAPSTAMRMIDRLIATGLADRRPNPVNRRETLLQLTDEGRRTVENVTARRRTEIAAIVERLDPAQRTALIDALAAFNQAGGEPSAPTGEPFPLGWEDGLTGRSG
- a CDS encoding SCO5918 family protein, which gives rise to MRCVIARFPFDLLKSEVEQSMSGITPETVTGVSVTIGRRVYPVMQVGEVITRQNRRDFTTFEMRRALTRLGFTCHDAPAAPSASAGLMGTDKDPLGW
- a CDS encoding CBS domain-containing protein, translated to MHALGPQVDDHMAVDVALSVLIGARVQHLLLRDEDGRCAGLVTRAQLAGHRGGSWFSDRTRLRDIPLDRGPFTPSRSSLSEAEATMRGRTLDASPVVDEHGYALGVLALTP